From the genome of Thermaerobacter marianensis DSM 12885:
GTGATTGCAGCTGGTTGTGGGAGCTGCCGGTGGGGTGCTATAATGCGGCCACACTGGCGGCGGCCGCCGGTCAGGGAGAGGTGCGGCGATGGGTCCGCTGACGGCCGACGGGTTCTGGCAGCTGTTCGAGCGCACGGGCTCGGTGGTGGCCTTCCTCCTGTACCGGCTGTGCCTGGGCGCCGACGGCTGACGGGATGCCGGGTACCCGCCGGGCCGGACGTCCGCCAGCGGGTCCGTCACCGGACGCATCATCCGACGCGCCTTCATGCACTGCCAACGCCATCGGAAGTGGGAAGTGCGAGGACCGGGCGAGTAACCCGGCAGGGACCCTCAGAGAGGGCGGGCCACAGGCTGCAAGCCCGCCCGGGCGACGGCCGGGTGAAGTTCTCCCGGGAGCAGGCGGCTGAACGGGCAGCGGCCCGGCGCTGGACGCGGGCCGGCTCGTCCCAGTAGGTCGTCCCGGGCGGGGCCCGTTATCGCCCCAGGGTCGGAACGAGCCGGGCCACGGCCCGGGTTGTGTGAACGCCATGCCCGGCAACGCCATGCCCGTCGCCCCGCCACTGGGGGGCCGTACGCCCTGCCGGAGCCGGAGGTCACGGGGCAGGGCCGGGCCCGTGCGGGACGCCACCGGGCAGGGCCTGTGGCGGGGGCCGGGGCACGGGGCTCGCCGACCCGCCAAGGCGCCGTGCCGCGAGGCCGGCGCGAACCAGGGTGGTACCGCGGATGTGATCCGCCCCCGGACGGGGCGGCTTTTTTTATTTCCGTAGAAAAGGCAGGTGGCCCACACCGTGTCCCAGGGAGCGACGGAATCGCGGGGAGCCACGGAACCGCGCGGGGCGGGACAGGCCTCTCCCGGTCCCCGCCCCGGCCCCGACCTGGACCTCCAACGCATCGCCGAACTGCAGCGCCAGGCGGAAGCGGCCGTCGCCGCGGCGGCCGACCTGGCGGAACTCGAACGACTGCGGGTGGAATGGCTGGGCAAGAAGGGCCGCATCAGCCTGCTGCTGCGCCAGATGGGCAGCGTGCCGCCCGACCTGCGCCCCGCCTTCGGCCAGCGGGCCAACGCCGCCCGGGAGGCGGTGGAGGCCGCCCTGGCCCGCCGCCGCCAGGAGCTGGAGGCGCAGCAGGAGCAGCGCCGCCTGGCCGCCGAGCGGGTCGACGTCACCCTGCCCGGTCGCCCCGTGCTGCGGGGACGGCGGCACCCCCTGCGCCGCGTGGAGCTGGAGATCATCGAGATCTTCCGCGGGCTGGGCTTCACCGTGGCCGAAGGGCCCGAGGTGGAGCGGGACTACTACAACTTCGAGGCGCTGAACATCCCGCCCGACCACCCGGCCCGGGACATGCACGACACCTTCTACCTGACGGGCGACATCCTGCTGCGCACCCACACGTCGCCGGTGCAGGTGCGGTACATGCTGGCCAAGGCGCCCGAACTGCCGGTGCGGATCATCGCGCCGGGCCGGGTCTACCGCCGGGACGACGACGCCACCCACTCGCCCATGTTCCACCAGGTGGAGGGGCTGCTGGTGGACCGTGGCGTCAGCTTCGCCCACCTGAAGGGCACCCTGGCGGAGTTCGCCCGGCGCATGTTCGGGCCCGACACCCGCTACCGCTTCCGGCCCAGCTACTTCCCCTTCACCGAGCCGAGCGCCGAGATGGACGTCTCCTGCCCCCTGTGCGGCGGGTCCGGCTGCCGCACCTGCGGGGGCAGCGGGTGGATCGAGATCCTGGGTTCGGGCCTGGTGCATCCCAAGGTGCTGCAGGCCGGCGGCTACGACCCCGAGGAGGTCTCGGGTTTCGCCTTCGGCATGGGCATCGAGCGCATCGCCATGATCAAGTACGACATCGACGACATGCGCCTGTTCTTCCAGAACGACCTGCGGTTCCTGGCGCAGTTCCGGTAGAACCGGCGGGCAGCCGGCGAGGACGGAGGAGGAACCCGAAGGTGCGCGTACCGGTGGACTGGTTGCGAGAGTTCATCCATGTCGAAGAAGACGCCCGGACCCTGGGCGAGCTCTTGACGGGCCTGGGGCTGGAGGTGGAGGGCATCGCCGTGGTCGCCCCCGGGGCAGGGGGCGTGGTCGCCGGGCGCGTGGAGGCCGTCGAACCCCATCCCGAGGCCGAAGGGCTCAAGGTGTGCCGGGTCGACGCCGGCCCCCGGGCCGGGCGCCTGACGGTGGTGACGGGGGCACCCAACGTGCGGCCCGGGATGGCCGTGGCCATGGCCGTCCCCGGAGCGACCCTGCCCGGCGGGGCCGTCATCGGGGTCCGCGAGCTGCGGGGCGTGGCGTCCCAGGGCATGATGTGCTCCGTCGCGGAACTGGGCCTCGGCGACCAGCCCGAGGACCGGGCCGGCCTGGCCGATCTGGAGGAACTGGCCGGCGATCCGGCGGCGGTGCCGGCGCCGGGCACCGACCTGGCCGGGTGGCTGGGCTGGACCGGCGAGGTGCTGGAGCTCAGCCTGACCCCCAACTATGCCGCCCACTGCCAGAGCATCCTGGGCGTGGCCCGGGAGCTGGCGGCGGCCACGGGGCGGCCGTGGCACTACCCGTGGGAGGCGGGAGGGGCGCGGGATCCGGCGGGGGACGCCGGAGCTCGCCCCGCTGCCGGAGCGGGGGCCGGTGCGGAAGCGGCTGCCCCCTTTGCTCCGCCGGGGCCTTCCCGGCCCGATTCCCAGGACGGTGCCCCAGCCGTTCCCCAGGCGGTGCCCGAAGCCGTCCTGGACGGCCCCTGGCCCGTGCGGGTCCGCATCGTGGACACCGACGGCTGCGGCCTCTACGTGGCCCGGGTTCTTCTCGACGTGCGGCCCGGCGGCTCGCCCCTCTGGCTCCGGCGGCGGCTGGTGGCGGCGGGCATGCGGCCCATCGACCGCATCGTCGACGTGACGAACTACGTCATGCTGGAACTGGGCCAGCCCCTGCACGCCTTCGACGGCGATGCCGTCACCGGCCGCACCGTGATCGTGCGGTCGGCCGAGGACGGGGAGGTCCTGGTCACCCTGGACGGCCGGGAGCGGGCGCTGGCGGCGGGCGACCTGGTCATCGCCGATTCCCGGCGCGCCATCGGCCTGGCGGGGGTCATGGGCGGAGCCAACTCGGAGATCACGCCGGCCACCCGCGTCGTGCTGCTGGAGTCCGCCTGGTTCGACCCGCGGCGGGTGCGGCGGACGGCGCGGCGCCACGGCCTGCTCAGCGAGGCCGCCCAGCGCTTTGAGAAGGGCGTCGACCCCCAAGGCGTCTTGCGGGCGGCGGACCGGGCCATGGCGCTGTTCGAGGCGGTGGGGGCGGGCCGGGCGGTCCCCGGGGCGGCGGTGGCCCGGGGCAGGGCCTTCCCGCCGCGGGCGCTGCCCTGGCGGCCCGGACGGCTGCGCCAGTGGCTGGGGGTCGATTTGGACGACGCCACCCTGCAGGCCAGCCTGGAGCGTCTGGGCTTCCGCATCGACCCTGGCGCCGGGCAGGTGCACGTCCCCTCCTACCGGACCGATATCGAAGGAGAGGTGGACCTGGCCGAGGAGGTGGGCCGGGTCTACGGCCTGGACCGCATCCCGGCCCAGTTGCCCGGCGGGCGCCCGGCGGAGGACGAGGTCTCGCCCCGCCTCCGTCTGACCTGGCAGGCGCGGGAGGTGCTGGCCCGGGCGGGTGCCCAGGAGGTCGTCAGCTGGGCCTTCACCCGGCCCCAGGTGTGGGACGACCTGCGGCTGCCGCCGGATCACCCGTGGCGCCGGGCCATCCCCCTGCTCCACCCCCTGGCGGACGAACACAGCCTGCTGCGCACCACCCTGCTG
Proteins encoded in this window:
- the pheS gene encoding phenylalanine--tRNA ligase subunit alpha; translated protein: MDLQRIAELQRQAEAAVAAAADLAELERLRVEWLGKKGRISLLLRQMGSVPPDLRPAFGQRANAAREAVEAALARRRQELEAQQEQRRLAAERVDVTLPGRPVLRGRRHPLRRVELEIIEIFRGLGFTVAEGPEVERDYYNFEALNIPPDHPARDMHDTFYLTGDILLRTHTSPVQVRYMLAKAPELPVRIIAPGRVYRRDDDATHSPMFHQVEGLLVDRGVSFAHLKGTLAEFARRMFGPDTRYRFRPSYFPFTEPSAEMDVSCPLCGGSGCRTCGGSGWIEILGSGLVHPKVLQAGGYDPEEVSGFAFGMGIERIAMIKYDIDDMRLFFQNDLRFLAQFR
- the pheT gene encoding phenylalanine--tRNA ligase subunit beta, with the translated sequence MRVPVDWLREFIHVEEDARTLGELLTGLGLEVEGIAVVAPGAGGVVAGRVEAVEPHPEAEGLKVCRVDAGPRAGRLTVVTGAPNVRPGMAVAMAVPGATLPGGAVIGVRELRGVASQGMMCSVAELGLGDQPEDRAGLADLEELAGDPAAVPAPGTDLAGWLGWTGEVLELSLTPNYAAHCQSILGVARELAAATGRPWHYPWEAGGARDPAGDAGARPAAGAGAGAEAAAPFAPPGPSRPDSQDGAPAVPQAVPEAVLDGPWPVRVRIVDTDGCGLYVARVLLDVRPGGSPLWLRRRLVAAGMRPIDRIVDVTNYVMLELGQPLHAFDGDAVTGRTVIVRSAEDGEVLVTLDGRERALAAGDLVIADSRRAIGLAGVMGGANSEITPATRVVLLESAWFDPRRVRRTARRHGLLSEAAQRFEKGVDPQGVLRAADRAMALFEAVGAGRAVPGAAVARGRAFPPRALPWRPGRLRQWLGVDLDDATLQASLERLGFRIDPGAGQVHVPSYRTDIEGEVDLAEEVGRVYGLDRIPAQLPGGRPAEDEVSPRLRLTWQAREVLARAGAQEVVSWAFTRPQVWDDLRLPPDHPWRRAIPLLHPLADEHSLLRTTLLPGLLDVLAYNARRQQPGALVYEVGAVVVPAALPLQDLPAEPVRIGLAGFGELGGLHWAEAARPADFFTLKGVIEALLEELGVAGGACRWERAEEPWLHPGRSAMLWLGDRPAGWLGELHPRVAAAWDLKRPVAAELDLEALLPVVRPVPAYRPVPRFPAVRRDIAVLAPRDLPAAVIGERIREVAGPLLEAVHLFDRYTGHPVPEGQVSLAFALIYRAADRTLTDAEVDRVHGQVREALAGLGLTLRS